Within Dreissena polymorpha isolate Duluth1 chromosome 13, UMN_Dpol_1.0, whole genome shotgun sequence, the genomic segment GTCATTCTCATTTAAATTTGATATGCCACTACAGCCAACTGCACCTTTTGTAAAACTAAATGTACCTTTTACCAAACtgaatgtgaaataaatcaacatattttgggGGAATGTCATTTAGTTTATCATATTATAACAGAATTGTTTTCTGGATGTAATCATTTTTCGAACTGTCTAACCATGCCTTCCTTTATACTGGGATATGCAAAAACATCTGTACCTTTAAATTTAGAATTTGTTTTGTTccaaatgtttgtttatatttgtcaAATGAACTAAACTTTACCCACTCTTAAAGCAGCAAAATTGTACCTGTCCTTGCTCTTCAATGTacttaatgaaataaattattttaattatttgcgTTAATGTAAAGAATGGGCACGTTTGTTATAAATTTTCCAGTAGTTTTGATTAGGGACTAAAATGAAATCTTTAACATACTattctttatattgttatgtaaaaactattgattgttaaatatataaaatgagcTATAATATGCAGATATTGCTTGCAAACTATGTACGGAGTGGAGCGGAATGCCCTAGACCCTCACAAACCTATTGACGATGAAAATAAAGTATGTGGAACGGACAACATATCATCTGTGTGATTTTGCGCAGCGATGGGTGTGCATGATATTAAAGATAGATGCTTACATCCCCTGAAGCATTATTTAGTCAAGTTGTATAGTCTTAATTACATACAACTAGTTTTCGATTTCTATATGCAGGGGTTTCATTcgcttttttgtgtgttttcaacagtatttcagtcatatcacgaCGGTCTGGTAACCAACCCACACTTTACATGGGTTACCTGATGCAACAGCACTAATTGCACATACTTAttccagtaactgacaactgctttTCTTGAATCTAAGGTTCGGGTGGAATGGCCGTAGACATGATTTCATTACCAATTGCCACATTAGTTACGTGACCGGGCCGGGATTCGATTCCGAAATCCTCAGATTTCAGTCCAGCGCTCTACCAACTCGGccagccagtattttgtcaaaatatgtcATGCAGTAATCCgatgcatatatttatatgattGTTGTATAATTCCGGGCGGTAACGAGTTGTGGCAATTAGAAATTGTTAAGTGCTTAGGAAAAATGCAACACCAGAAATATTATCAGGAGATACATtcgtgtccgctgttttttttatttaaagcaaatgaTTATTAGCAAATACATTCAACAtgacataaaacataaacatgattcagaAATGGACAACGGATTGGAACGTTTAACGCAAAGCATTAGGGATTTAAACCGGTTGATGTTTAGCCTAACTTCGAACATAGCCCTGAATCAATCACAAACACACACGCTTAAATAGTTATAAACATCATGATATGGTAATTCAAATAGTTAACCAATGCAAACACAATTTGATTGAATTACAATTTATCCATAAATCTTAAAAagattataacaaatatataaaacaacacataaacaTGCAAACGAGTTAAGTTGTATATGCTTCACATTGATCTCTTATTCAATCGAGTTTGTCATTAGCTTCTGTCGCAGATGGGATTGAATGTGACTGAAAAATACTTCACAACAACATTGTCATCACTCCCTATATACCATGTCTGACAATCTCCACGAATAGTTGTCGtaccttgctctcacatacaatatctgtattatattatgaaaagtagtatcattttcttatatattttgaaaaaaaagtgtatacgtttaggttcataataacataaataattgcctaaattaaaaaagcaaacgTTAACGGTAAAATCATAGTACCatgtggctaggctatcatcaatGTCTTGGTTATGAAGGCATTTGATCcggctatgctggttccagtcaaatcccTGCGCGAATGTTGCATGTCTGTATATTGAGCAAAATGTTAACTGGCTGTCAGGCGAATCGGCCCATGGCAACGATAGTCCATGTGCGACGgaaaaatatttggaaatatcGATGATTGCCATCTAATCGGTACACGTTTAACTAGCGCTGTAGCTGAGGCGGTGGACCGGTATTTGCAGTACTAAGGACTGAAGAATCTAGACACAGCGAACCGTTTAAACACATCACACATTTTCCATAATAAGTTTCAATGGATCATTGCAATTACTACGTGATCGTTCtcctatttaacccatttatcgTTTATCTACGCTGATAAAGGCGACATTAACTGATATCAGCTCAAGACGGCAGTTCAAAGTTCGTCTTCCATATTTACTTGTTCattcaatttcatttattgtacAGGATAAGTGAGTATTTTATACAAATCGCAAGAATGGAAACACAGGTATATTAAATTTGATtacattttttgtcacaatatatatTGCTAGCtactattttatataaatatactcTAAAGTCACataaatatgagcctcgctctgggaaaacggtgcttaatacttgcgcctgcgcggactgcacacgctaatcttgaACGACTCTTCACTCAGATGCATCTGACCTCGTTTTCTCAGGGCGATGCCCATTTGCATGTGTAAGAACAACATCTTAGGTGGTTATATTTGTATGTAAGGGGCTAAATTGGCATACGGCTTATCAATAAAGTAGCTTCTATAGAAATGCGGGTCAAAACGGCCCAAGATCGAAACGGCCATTTACCAAACAGACTCAGATGGCTATCGGTCCAGTTTACAGCCTAAATGTTCACTTCAAGAATTGATAGTGGGAAATCGGATTTTCaatatatgttatttaatgtGGGTGATGGGCCAAAACAGActtttgcttatttattttaactgACGCAGTCTAACAAATTATGCCGTCGAGTGCTTGTGTGTATGGCGGAATATTTCCCGTAGACAGAGCTTTCTAGTTCGGTTTCATTTATAGATAAATCCCAAATGAACGACACTGACTTATTGATCACCATTGCCACGCATATTTAATTAGAactcatttaaattttaataaaatatgttaagatAAAAATGAAAGATAGCACTATACGCAATTATTTATAATAGTTAGAAAGTATCATACGATGAATGTCTTTTAAGGAATTGTTTTAACAGTATATTTCTACTTATTTACACGCAAGAATAACAGCAGCGACAACTTAACGCCATCACTGACTCGTACGGAAAACTTACCAATATATGTAGCCACATAACGTCTACATTAAAATCATGCTAAACTAACACATCTTTTTTCTATTGCATGTGTATTGATCAATGGATACCCTGTCACTAATTCATTACAATATAGTATTTGTCTACCAAAAATACAAAATAGCGGTCTAAATAATAtcaggtttttctttttttcaagatataaaattttaaaaatgctctataaaatcattttgtttataGCATATGTTGGCAAAAATGTATTGTTGCACAAAAGGTTACGTGTTAAGGTCCCTAGAAGTCATTAAGTGGCTCATAATCATACACTTTGTTGACTTGCTTGGTATTTAAAAATGCGGAAATATAAGTTATATTTCTTGTAGACGCGTGTGGTTTGAACGGGCAGACACTAACCTGGGACGTTTTGACCCAACACCCACCATAGATCAAAAATATCGttgttggctcaggtactacttaaaatttATGCTCTCTttagtatactacaatgtaccccgggtacagaatATTCGCAGAAAGGCACCCGATCTAACTCAGGGGtacttttagtatattttacGTACCCCCGGTACTTTGCAGTATACTTAGGAGTACCTTGGGTACTTCTAAGTATAGCCtaagccaacaatgaccaattggGACCAATTAAAGCATTCTTAAGTGAGAATATCAGCCGTCGTCCGAACATATATCCGTCTCTTCGTCTCTTCATGTGCATGTACTATTATAACTGTTATTTCAGTTCCCGCAAGTTATTGATTTAAATGTTGGGGGTTGCCATTTTACGATCATGTTGACAACGCTCACCAAATATCCTGAGAGTATGCTGGCCGCCATGTTTAGTGGACGGCAAGTGATACCACAAGACAAAGATGGACGCTATGTGATCGACTGTGATGGGAAAGTATTTGGTCACATTCTGGAGTTCCTGAGATTCGGCACTTTGCCACCAAGCGATGAGGCTGAAGCGGTTCATCGATATTCACTTTACTATGGACCAAACGAATTATCGAAAAGTCTGGAAAGTTTTCAAACAGTCAAAAGTAAAATTGTGATAAGCAACATGGAGCAGCGTTTTCCTGAATTAATGAAGTTGGCCTGTAGCGTCATCGACTGTCTAACAAGAAACGCTGTTCACAAGAATTCTACGACAGTTGTTGTTATAACACAGAGCGACAAACCAAATTATGAATATTATGGTTTTCGATCCACCATAAGAGAAATGCTTGGCAGACTTCCCACATTAAAGTGTCTTAGCATTGAAATATTAGCCACCGAACTGAATTTCGGTGACAGAATACGAAATGACGGGATATTCTTCCTAACAGCGAATAGCCTTGAACACCTGGGCTATGGACAGCATGTATTTTATCTTATAAATAGAACTCATCGTTTGAATGGTGGTCTAAGTAACGAAACTGAAATAGGATGCTTCCTTCTGGATCCTAACCAGTATCTAAGCAGCTGTGTCAATCCACCATTTCAGAGGCAGCCAAGCTCTAAAACTGATGAATACGTTGGATGACAGACCAATACGTTCGAAAACTGAACGATAATTTCGAAAAATGATCGATAGTTTCGATAACTGATCGTTACTTGTAGACTCTCACACCTTGTTCAACTGACATTTCAAAAAAGAGTCTTAATTAAAATTCAACGAATATATGGGAACATCTATTTGCTATGAGAGATCGTTTAACCTACAACTCATGATATGGGCACAactgtatgttatttttaaaaagtgttttGTGGATATAGTTATTCAATGTGTATAGTTATTCAAAGTAGTGGGTGTTACTCAATACTTAATTGACCTTTCCAAATGTGGGCCCTATTGACATTGTTAACAAAATGTGTTAAACGAAATCAGCATAAGTTACTTATAGGGAATCAGAATGGTGAACCactttcaaggaagtctctttttaacgaaaatccaatttaggcgtaaagtgttatccctgattagcctgtgtggtctgcaaCGACTAATCTATTaggacactgtacgcacatgcattaaaccccattttatcCAGAGCAAGGTATATTTACATTCATTCTTCTGCTAGACAAGTGTTTAATCTTTGGGTCGTTTTAGATGTTTAACCCTGtgaataattgtatatatttagcACTTGTTAACAAGATATACAATATGACATATTAAACCATCAACTATTACTGATATGAGATAAACGACGACGCGTGTATGTTTTGCGAGGTTTGGATGGACTTTAAACCCGTTGAAACACATACTGCGATTCATAACAGTGAACGTTTCAATTCGCCTGTGCATGTTGAGTGTTGTGTTAGATGTATAATTAACatgatttcattttatatttgaaataattattatttaaaaatagcatcaaattaaattttaataatcactatttttatataaacttgcatgttaaatgctttttttttaatcaaacctTAAAATCCACATAACGTAATACAATCTTTTTCATGTCTATGATAGTTACCCAAAATACAGAAACATCACTCTTTACTTATTCATATTCCTTCTTTTTACGCAAATGGTTATGTGTAGTAAAATTACTGTATTTACGAAAATTATAATAAGCGTACAAAGCCATCAAAAATTGTGTTCGACACATGTATGTTAATGATGTCgcgtcaataaaaaaaatcttctaaAACTACTTCAGAAAGAATGTTAAAATAGCGACAGTATACAAAGGTTGGACAATTGTTTTTAACCATTTATCAGTATGATACTTTTTTCTCTTGTTTAGAAAATCTTCatcataaaatacatttgtacaaGTGGTCATGAGTATGCCCACGAGTGTTTATGACCTTTCGTTGATTAAACAGACAGCTTCAGACAAGAAAATTGTGAAATGATTACCCAAATTAGGTATGAAACTGATGACTCCCGGAACTACAGGGGCATATGTCAAACGAACTTTGACGTTGACCACTAGATGGTGCTACACACCCGAAGACTGGAGGCGGACGCCGGCAGCTTCACAGAGGCGGAAGTCAGTAGCTTCACGGAGGCTTGGTGAGGGTTACGGTTTCATTGAAGCGCTTCATTGCAGCTGGGAGTAATATATAGTGGAAGCTTCGTTGAAGGAATCGGTCCCCTGTTCGTCGCGTTGAAAATATCCGTAGCGActtgattttttttagttttctaATCAAAAGGCAGACAGCATGAGGAAAAttattaactagagctttgtcacagacgtgacgaatacccccacatgtcgcattgacacataatatttgcatgtcgtcttcacaaaaaacagcggacaccatgctcaattttcaaaacgcacttagtgaccccttgacctagttttttacccagaaaggcccattttctaacttggccttaagatcatctccataaaacgtctgaccaagtttggtgaagatcggatgttctgaccaagtttggtgaagatcggatgtaaactacttgaattagagagcggacgccatgctgaatgtttaaaaacgcactaagtgaccccgtggcctagttttaggcccggaatggaccatgttcaaacttgtcctagagatcatttagataaaacttgtgaccaagtttggtgaggattggatgaaaactacttgaattagagagcggacaacatggtgaggtttaaaacgaactaagataccctgtgaccaagtttttgacccggcatgacccatattcaaacttgacctagacatcatctagatacaacttctgaccaagtttggtgaagattgtatgaaaactacttgaattagagagcggacaacattgtgatgtttaaaacgcactaagtgaccccgtgaccttgtttttaacccggcatgacccattttcaaacttgccctagacattatcaagattcaacttctgaccaattttggtgaagattggataaaaactacttgaattagagcgCGGACAACATGGCGAGGTTTAAAAGACACttagtgaccacgtgacctagtttttgacccggcatggcctatgttcgaacttgacctacacatcatctagttacaacttctgaccaagtgtggtgaagatcggttTTAATTTAcctgaaatagagagcggacaccatgctcaatgtgtaaaacgtactaagtgaacctgtgacctagtttttgatctggcatggcccatgttcgaactggGCCTTCAgatcattaagataaaacttctgataaagtttggtgaagatcggatgaaaactacttgaataagagagaggacactctgctgaa encodes:
- the LOC127856276 gene encoding uncharacterized protein LOC127856276, with protein sequence METQFPQVIDLNVGGCHFTIMLTTLTKYPESMLAAMFSGRQVIPQDKDGRYVIDCDGKVFGHILEFLRFGTLPPSDEAEAVHRYSLYYGPNELSKSLESFQTVKSKIVISNMEQRFPELMKLACSVIDCLTRNAVHKNSTTVVVITQSDKPNYEYYGFRSTIREMLGRLPTLKCLSIEILATELNFGDRIRNDGIFFLTANSLEHLGYGQHVFYLINRTHRLNGGLSNETEIGCFLLDPNQYLSSCVNPPFQRQPSSKTDEYVG